One Thioclava electrotropha DNA segment encodes these proteins:
- a CDS encoding PepSY domain-containing protein, which produces MKYLMLIAASATIAAASTLPALAEGGEGAVAPAKEQKLSAELKNQGYDVRRMEMEDGYIEVYAMKDGKRAQLYFDSNLKQVKRSGDN; this is translated from the coding sequence ATGAAATACCTGATGCTGATTGCCGCGAGCGCCACGATTGCCGCTGCCTCCACTCTCCCCGCTCTCGCAGAAGGTGGCGAAGGCGCCGTGGCCCCGGCGAAAGAGCAGAAGCTTTCCGCCGAGCTGAAAAATCAGGGCTACGACGTGCGCCGGATGGAAATGGAAGACGGCTATATCGAAGTCTACGCGATGAAGGACGGCAAGCGCGCCCAACTCTACTTCGATTCCAACCTCAAGCAGGTGAAGCGCTCGGGCGACAACTAA
- the ccmD gene encoding heme exporter protein CcmD produces the protein MSDTTEQSGTVTEGGVVLVDPSTKSYTETVNIAWASTVVLLVLIVVVSLMRGAKVKRQLAEAEARRKGGAHG, from the coding sequence ATGAGTGATACGACCGAGCAAAGCGGCACCGTCACTGAGGGCGGCGTCGTCCTCGTGGACCCGTCCACCAAATCCTACACCGAGACCGTCAACATCGCCTGGGCCTCGACGGTCGTGCTTCTGGTGCTGATCGTCGTCGTCTCGCTGATGCGCGGCGCGAAGGTGAAACGTCAATTGGCCGAGGCCGAGGCCCGCCGGAAAGGGGGCGCCCATGGTTAA
- a CDS encoding lipid-binding SYLF domain-containing protein: MTKLSRRTLLAMGGAGLGLAACGNGVGSAGSAKLDARVDATRNYLLTKYPGTRDLENKSVGVLWMPLMTEAGFGIGGAFGRGALRINNVTVDYYSAAAASFGLQIGAQQYAHALFFMTPEALAGFRRGDGWQLGADARYAVPDQGGAISASTLTSTAPIIALVFGQAGLMAGATLAGTKYTRIIP; this comes from the coding sequence ATGACGAAACTTTCCAGACGGACCCTTCTGGCGATGGGCGGTGCGGGGCTTGGCCTTGCGGCCTGCGGCAACGGCGTGGGCAGTGCGGGCAGCGCCAAGCTGGACGCGCGGGTCGATGCGACCCGGAACTACCTTCTGACGAAATACCCCGGCACCCGCGATCTCGAGAACAAGTCGGTCGGCGTGCTCTGGATGCCTCTGATGACCGAAGCGGGTTTCGGCATCGGTGGCGCATTCGGGCGCGGCGCGCTGCGGATCAACAACGTGACCGTGGATTACTACTCGGCAGCGGCGGCGAGCTTCGGTCTGCAGATCGGCGCGCAGCAATATGCCCATGCCCTGTTCTTCATGACGCCCGAGGCGCTTGCCGGCTTCCGCCGCGGCGATGGCTGGCAGCTTGGCGCGGATGCACGCTATGCGGTGCCGGATCAGGGCGGCGCGATTTCGGCCTCCACCCTGACCTCGACCGCGCCGATCATCGCGCTTGTCTTCGGCCAGGCCGGTCTGATGGCGGGCGCGACGCTCGCGGGCACGAAATACACCCGTATTATTCCGTAA
- the hemB gene encoding porphobilinogen synthase, with product MNPILPPFPHTRLRRMRRTAALRDLAQEHRLSVKDMIWPIFITDVPGADVEVPSMPGVVRRTLEGAVRAAEEAAKLGIPAICLFPYTDPAVKTEACEEAWNPENITNRVIRAIKAEVPEIAIMTDIALDPYNANGHDGLVRDGIILNDETVECLVKMGIAQAEAGADILGPSDMMDGRITALRSALEAAGHADVTILSYAAKYASGFYGPFRDAVGATGALKGDKKTYQMNPGNSDEAIRLVARDLSEGADMVMVKPGMPYLDICHRVKEQFGVPTYAYQVSGEYAMIMAAVKNGWLDHEKVMLESLMSFRRAGCDGVLTYFAREAAKLLGNG from the coding sequence ATGAACCCGATCCTTCCGCCCTTCCCCCACACCCGCCTGCGCCGGATGCGCCGTACTGCCGCGCTGCGTGATCTCGCGCAGGAACACCGGTTGAGTGTGAAGGACATGATCTGGCCGATCTTCATCACCGACGTGCCGGGCGCGGATGTCGAGGTGCCGTCGATGCCGGGCGTTGTCCGCCGCACGCTGGAGGGTGCGGTGCGCGCCGCTGAAGAGGCCGCAAAGCTTGGTATCCCGGCGATCTGCCTTTTTCCCTATACCGATCCGGCGGTGAAGACCGAGGCCTGCGAAGAGGCCTGGAACCCCGAGAACATCACCAACCGAGTGATCCGCGCGATCAAGGCGGAGGTGCCCGAGATCGCGATTATGACCGATATCGCGCTCGATCCCTACAATGCGAACGGCCATGACGGGCTGGTGCGCGACGGGATCATCCTCAACGACGAAACCGTTGAATGCCTTGTGAAAATGGGGATTGCGCAGGCCGAGGCCGGGGCGGATATCCTCGGGCCCTCGGACATGATGGACGGGCGGATCACGGCGCTCCGCTCAGCGCTCGAGGCCGCAGGCCATGCTGATGTGACGATCCTCAGCTACGCCGCGAAATATGCTTCCGGCTTCTACGGGCCGTTCCGCGATGCAGTGGGCGCCACCGGTGCGCTCAAGGGCGACAAGAAGACCTATCAGATGAACCCCGGCAATTCCGACGAGGCGATCCGGCTGGTTGCGCGCGATCTCTCCGAGGGCGCGGATATGGTGATGGTGAAGCCGGGGATGCCCTACCTCGACATCTGCCACCGCGTGAAAGAGCAGTTCGGCGTGCCGACCTACGCCTATCAGGTGTCGGGTGAATACGCGATGATCATGGCGGCGGTGAAGAACGGCTGGCTGGACCACGAAAAAGTCATGCTCGAAAGCCTGATGAGCTTCCGCCGCGCGGGCTGCGATGGTGTGCTTACCTATTTCGCGCGGGAGGCCGCGAAACTGCTCGGTAACGGCTAA
- a CDS encoding heme ABC transporter permease produces MSIWEYANPVKFMKTTDKILPWTVGIAAITLIVGLVWGYFFVPAAENFGGSVKVIYVHVPAAMMAINIWVMMVVTSLIWLIRRHHVSALAAKAAAPIGAVMTLIALITGAVWGQPMWGTWWEWDPRLTSFLILFLFYLGYIALWAAVENPDTAADLTGVLSLVGGVFAVLSRYAANFWNQGLHQGATLSMDSEQHIADVYWFPLLLCLAGFIFFFLALVLIRTRTEVRARRLGAIQQRERMA; encoded by the coding sequence ATGTCGATCTGGGAATACGCCAACCCCGTCAAATTCATGAAGACCACGGACAAGATCCTGCCCTGGACGGTGGGAATTGCCGCGATCACGCTGATCGTCGGGCTGGTCTGGGGCTATTTCTTCGTCCCGGCCGCCGAGAATTTCGGCGGCTCGGTGAAGGTGATTTATGTCCATGTCCCCGCCGCGATGATGGCGATCAACATCTGGGTGATGATGGTCGTGACCTCGCTGATCTGGCTGATCCGCCGCCACCATGTCTCGGCGCTGGCCGCCAAGGCCGCAGCGCCCATCGGCGCGGTGATGACGTTGATCGCGCTGATCACCGGCGCGGTCTGGGGCCAGCCGATGTGGGGCACTTGGTGGGAATGGGATCCGCGGCTGACCTCGTTCCTGATCCTCTTCCTGTTCTACCTCGGCTATATCGCGCTCTGGGCCGCGGTCGAGAACCCCGATACGGCCGCCGATCTGACCGGCGTGCTGAGCCTCGTCGGCGGGGTGTTCGCCGTGCTCTCGCGCTATGCGGCGAATTTCTGGAACCAGGGGCTGCATCAGGGCGCGACGCTCTCGATGGATTCCGAGCAGCACATCGCCGATGTCTACTGGTTCCCGCTGCTTCTGTGCTTGGCCGGGTTCATCTTCTTCTTCCTCGCGCTGGTGCTGATCCGCACCCGCACCGAGGTCCGCGCGCGCCGACTGGGCGCCATCCAGCAACGTGAGCGCATGGCATGA
- a CDS encoding helix-turn-helix transcriptional regulator has product MVALIIFQAACTSLFVADVFDDFREAGRLSLHLNMELFANLGLIAGIVVEAAVLWALLRRQAHADRTIGAAQGAMAEMMSAQFDQWGLTPAEADVAAFTIKGFSVSETASFRGSSEATVKSHLNSVYRKAGVSGRSQLVSIFVEELFHGPIKADAKKQQAHAI; this is encoded by the coding sequence TTGGTCGCCCTCATCATTTTCCAAGCCGCCTGCACATCGCTCTTCGTGGCCGACGTGTTCGACGACTTCCGCGAGGCAGGGCGTCTCTCTCTGCATCTCAACATGGAGCTTTTCGCCAATCTCGGCCTGATCGCGGGGATCGTCGTCGAGGCGGCCGTGCTTTGGGCGCTGTTGCGACGTCAGGCACATGCCGACCGCACGATCGGGGCTGCACAAGGCGCAATGGCCGAGATGATGAGCGCGCAGTTCGACCAATGGGGGCTGACCCCCGCAGAGGCCGATGTCGCAGCCTTCACCATCAAGGGCTTCTCGGTCTCGGAGACCGCCTCTTTCCGCGGCTCCAGCGAGGCCACGGTGAAATCCCACCTCAATTCCGTCTATCGCAAGGCGGGCGTGTCGGGCCGCTCTCAGCTCGTTTCGATCTTCGTGGAGGAGCTGTTTCACGGCCCCATCAAGGCCGATGCGAAAAAGCAACAGGCGCACGCAATCTGA
- a CDS encoding lytic transglycosylase domain-containing protein, translating into MRRTIGILGLAAIAAAAVMAGPMSAQAEGLRLQGSSSKSRAMLFRNQTNILDTRAAQQYEHSSRLTPKGKLTQTASVENVPRYNGKYRGQYMSTAKSVASRHGIPTDLFLRLVQQESGWNPQARSHKGAMGLAQLMPATARKLGVNPRDPAQNLEGGARYLKMMYNRFGSWRLALAAYNAGPEAVAKHNGIPPYRETRNYVRIILGG; encoded by the coding sequence ATGCGTAGAACGATCGGAATTCTCGGGCTGGCGGCGATTGCCGCGGCAGCGGTGATGGCGGGCCCAATGAGCGCCCAGGCAGAGGGGCTGCGGCTTCAGGGGAGTTCTTCGAAATCCCGCGCGATGCTGTTCCGAAACCAGACCAACATTCTCGATACCCGTGCCGCGCAGCAATACGAGCATTCCTCGCGGCTGACGCCCAAGGGTAAGCTGACCCAGACCGCCAGTGTCGAGAACGTGCCGCGCTACAACGGCAAGTATCGCGGCCAATATATGAGCACCGCGAAATCGGTGGCCTCGCGCCATGGCATCCCGACCGATCTGTTCCTGCGCCTCGTGCAGCAGGAGAGCGGTTGGAACCCGCAGGCGCGCTCGCACAAGGGCGCGATGGGGCTGGCGCAGCTAATGCCCGCTACCGCGCGAAAACTCGGCGTGAACCCCCGCGATCCGGCGCAGAATCTCGAAGGCGGCGCGCGCTACCTGAAGATGATGTATAACCGGTTCGGAAGCTGGCGGCTGGCGCTTGCGGCTTACAATGCGGGACCGGAGGCCGTCGCGAAACATAACGGCATTCCGCCCTATCGCGAGACCCGGAATTATGTGCGGATCATCCTTGGCGGTTGA
- the ssb gene encoding single-stranded DNA-binding protein: protein MAGSVNKVILIGNLGRDPEVRTFSNGGKVCNLRIATSETWRDRNTGERKERTEWHSVAIFSEPLAKVAEQYLRKGSKVYIEGQLETRKWQDQNGQDRYSTEVVLRPYRSELTMLDGPGGSGGGQGGGGGGYGGPSSGGGGYDDGGGYGGPSSGGSGGGGGGGRSDFDDEIPF from the coding sequence ATGGCAGGCAGCGTCAACAAGGTCATTCTGATCGGCAATCTGGGCCGAGACCCGGAGGTGCGGACCTTCTCGAACGGCGGCAAGGTGTGCAACCTGCGCATCGCCACCTCCGAGACGTGGCGCGACCGCAATACCGGCGAGCGCAAGGAGCGCACCGAATGGCATTCGGTCGCGATCTTCTCGGAGCCGCTGGCGAAAGTCGCGGAGCAATATCTGCGCAAAGGTTCGAAAGTCTATATCGAGGGCCAGCTCGAAACCCGCAAATGGCAGGACCAGAACGGTCAGGACCGCTACTCGACCGAGGTCGTGCTGCGCCCCTATCGCTCGGAACTGACCATGCTCGACGGGCCTGGCGGCTCGGGCGGCGGTCAAGGCGGCGGCGGCGGTGGCTACGGCGGCCCGTCCTCGGGTGGCGGCGGCTACGATGATGGCGGCGGTTATGGCGGCCCGTCATCGGGCGGCTCCGGTGGCGGTGGCGGCGGTGGCCGCTCGGATTTCGACGACGAGATCCCGTTCTGA
- a CDS encoding cytochrome b/b6 domain-containing protein: MAIEDASFTDLPSQETSHAEPPPVGAHSVWDPFVRVFHWSIAGLFTANAFFTSPKHDLHHWIGYTVAGLVTARILWGLFGTRHAKFKDFPPSPTGALTQLRDMATGRRHAHLGHSPLGALMIYNLLITLLVIAGSGWLMTTDAYWGVKWPQEVHELAVNWAEVSIAAHIAAVVFESRRLRVNLARAMITGKKVFRGNRG, from the coding sequence ATGGCCATCGAAGACGCGAGCTTTACCGATCTTCCGTCGCAGGAGACGTCTCACGCAGAACCGCCGCCCGTCGGTGCGCATAGCGTATGGGACCCCTTCGTCCGGGTGTTCCACTGGTCCATTGCGGGCCTCTTCACCGCCAATGCGTTCTTCACCTCGCCGAAGCACGATCTGCACCACTGGATCGGCTACACGGTCGCGGGGCTCGTGACCGCGCGGATCCTCTGGGGTCTGTTCGGCACCCGTCACGCGAAGTTCAAGGACTTCCCGCCATCGCCCACCGGCGCGCTGACGCAGCTGCGCGATATGGCGACGGGAAGGCGGCACGCGCATCTGGGCCATTCGCCGCTCGGGGCGCTGATGATTTACAACCTTTTGATCACGCTTCTCGTCATTGCGGGATCGGGCTGGTTGATGACCACTGACGCCTATTGGGGCGTGAAATGGCCTCAGGAAGTGCATGAACTCGCCGTCAACTGGGCCGAAGTCTCGATCGCCGCCCATATCGCTGCCGTCGTCTTCGAAAGCCGCCGGTTGCGCGTGAACCTTGCGCGCGCGATGATCACCGGTAAGAAGGTGTTCCGCGGCAACAGAGGGTAA
- a CDS encoding DsbE family thiol:disulfide interchange protein, translating to MVKPLMLLPPLIFAGLAGVFIWGMTREDPTQLPTAFAGKPAPPVQLEPLGDFKPFTDADLKDGKVKLVNFWASWCAPCRVEHPNLEALAEEGIPIYGVNYKDKPAKAQGFLSEMGNPFAELGADPNGKMALNWGVYGVPETFVIDGTGKVLYRFAGPLTERVIASDLRPLLNGETAAK from the coding sequence ATGGTTAAGCCGCTGATGCTGCTACCGCCGCTGATCTTCGCGGGGCTTGCGGGCGTGTTCATCTGGGGGATGACGCGCGAGGACCCGACGCAGCTGCCGACCGCCTTTGCGGGCAAGCCCGCGCCGCCGGTGCAGCTTGAACCGCTGGGCGATTTCAAACCCTTCACCGATGCCGATCTCAAGGACGGCAAGGTCAAGCTTGTGAACTTCTGGGCCTCGTGGTGCGCGCCGTGCCGGGTGGAGCATCCCAATCTCGAAGCGCTCGCCGAAGAGGGGATCCCAATCTACGGGGTCAACTACAAGGACAAGCCCGCCAAGGCGCAGGGCTTCCTGAGCGAGATGGGCAACCCGTTTGCCGAACTCGGTGCCGATCCGAACGGCAAGATGGCGCTGAACTGGGGCGTCTACGGCGTGCCCGAGACCTTCGTGATCGATGGCACGGGCAAGGTGCTCTATCGCTTCGCCGGTCCGCTGACCGAGCGCGTGATCGCTTCGGATCTGCGACCGCTTCTGAACGGCGAGACGGCCGCGAAATAA